The following are encoded together in the Salmonella enterica subsp. enterica serovar Choleraesuis genome:
- the hyfE gene encoding hydrogenase-4 subunit E: MTGTLIVNNLAGLMMFTSLLVIGARRYSASCWLYAVQSLLLVSIFFTLSYLLDAEQLRMWALSAFITKVVLVPVIMGYAFRKMATPAAGHSLIGPAMLVFCAAVIVLLCAWVVRPVALPMLAGLKPALAVALGHFLLGLLCIVSQRNILKQVFGYCLMENGSHLVLALLAWRAPELVEIGIATDAIFAVIVMVILARKIWSTIGTLDVDQLTALKG; this comes from the coding sequence ATGACCGGAACTTTAATCGTTAACAATCTGGCGGGGCTAATGATGTTCACCTCGCTTCTGGTAATCGGCGCCCGCCGTTACAGCGCCTCCTGCTGGCTGTATGCGGTGCAGTCGCTGTTGCTGGTGTCTATTTTCTTCACCCTCTCTTATCTGCTGGATGCGGAACAACTGCGGATGTGGGCGCTGAGCGCCTTCATTACCAAAGTGGTGCTGGTGCCGGTAATTATGGGTTATGCGTTTCGCAAGATGGCGACGCCTGCCGCGGGCCATAGCCTGATTGGTCCTGCGATGCTGGTGTTTTGCGCGGCGGTTATCGTGCTGCTATGCGCCTGGGTGGTTCGTCCGGTAGCTCTGCCGATGCTGGCCGGGCTGAAACCGGCTCTGGCCGTGGCCCTGGGCCACTTTTTGCTGGGGCTGCTGTGTATTGTCAGCCAGCGCAACATTCTCAAGCAGGTATTTGGTTACTGCCTGATGGAGAACGGCTCGCACCTGGTGCTGGCGCTGCTGGCCTGGCGTGCGCCGGAGCTGGTGGAGATTGGTATCGCCACTGACGCCATCTTTGCGGTGATTGTCATGGTCATTCTGGCCCGCAAAATCTGGAGCACCATCGGTACCCTGGATGTGGATCAACTGACGGCGCTCAAGGGGTAA
- a CDS encoding hypothetical protein (possible pseudo, frameshifted) encodes MALQGKFLVNDASFSPLIIYGVGTFLAYSGNDRYRNRAGCIGIPNNGPIPGGRYYIVKRATGGWKGIVRTDIHDFIPGLRLHR; translated from the coding sequence ATGGCTTTACAAGGAAAGTTCCTGGTTAATGATGCCAGCTTTAGTCCGTTAATTATCTACGGTGTTGGTACTTTTTTGGCTTATTCTGGTAACGATAGGTATCGTAATCGCGCTGGATGTATCGGCATACCTAATAACGGCCCGATCCCCGGAGGTCGTTATTATATAGTTAAGAGGGCTACTGGCGGCTGGAAAGGCATTGTTCGCACCGATATCCACGATTTTATTCCTGGTTTACGCCTACACCGGTGA
- a CDS encoding hydrogenase 3 large subunit, whose product MSYLSSVNNNEQRGGAYLAAVRQQFPGGILDEERQTADQVTITIKTNLLPDIVEYLYYQHGGWLPVLFGNDERTLNGHYAVYYALSMEEGEKCWVVVKALVDANSLEFPSVTPRVPAAVWGEREIRDMYGLKPVGLPDERRLVLPDDWPDEMYPLRKDMMDYRQRPAPTTDTETYQFINEKDKEARIVPIGPLHITSDEPGHFRLFVDGERIVDADYRLFYVHRGMEKLAETRMGYNEVTFLSDRVCGICGFAHSVAYATSVENALGIEVPQRAHTIRSVLLEVERLHSHLLNLGLSCHFVGFDAGFMQFFRVREKSMMMAELLTGSRKTYGLNLIGGVRRDILKEQRVKTIQLVREMRAEVSELVEILLSTPNMEQRTQGVGILDRKVARDFSPVGPLIRGSGFARDMRFDHPYSDYGNLPKTLFTFDGGDVFSRVMVRVKETFDSLAMIEFALDNLPGTALLTEGFTYKPNKFALGYVEAPRGEDVHWSMLGDNQKLFRWRCRAATYANWPVLRYMLRGNTVSDAPLIIGSLDPCYSCTDRVTLVDVKKRKSTTVPYKEIERYGIERRNSPLK is encoded by the coding sequence GTGAGTTATTTGAGTAGCGTTAACAACAACGAACAGCGTGGCGGGGCATATCTGGCCGCTGTCCGTCAGCAGTTTCCAGGCGGTATTCTGGACGAAGAGCGCCAGACTGCGGATCAGGTGACGATCACCATCAAAACCAACCTGCTGCCGGATATCGTTGAGTATCTTTATTATCAGCACGGCGGCTGGCTGCCGGTGCTGTTCGGCAACGATGAGCGCACGCTTAATGGTCATTACGCGGTCTATTACGCGCTGTCGATGGAAGAGGGCGAGAAGTGCTGGGTGGTGGTAAAAGCGCTGGTCGATGCCAACTCGCTGGAGTTCCCATCTGTTACGCCCAGAGTGCCTGCCGCCGTTTGGGGCGAGCGTGAAATTCGCGATATGTACGGGTTGAAGCCGGTAGGACTGCCGGATGAGCGCCGCCTGGTGCTGCCAGATGACTGGCCGGATGAAATGTACCCGCTGCGCAAAGATATGATGGATTATCGCCAGCGTCCGGCACCAACCACCGATACTGAGACCTATCAGTTTATTAATGAGAAGGACAAAGAGGCGCGTATCGTGCCGATTGGTCCTCTGCACATTACCTCTGATGAACCGGGTCATTTCCGTCTGTTTGTGGACGGTGAGCGGATTGTTGATGCCGATTACCGCCTGTTCTATGTCCATCGTGGCATGGAAAAATTGGCGGAAACCCGAATGGGTTACAACGAAGTGACCTTCCTTTCGGATCGTGTATGCGGTATTTGCGGTTTTGCCCACAGCGTGGCTTACGCCACCTCGGTAGAGAATGCCCTGGGTATTGAGGTACCGCAGCGTGCGCACACTATCCGTTCGGTACTGCTGGAGGTTGAGCGTCTGCACAGCCATCTGCTGAACCTCGGCCTGTCATGCCACTTTGTTGGTTTTGACGCGGGCTTTATGCAGTTCTTCCGGGTGCGTGAAAAGTCGATGATGATGGCTGAGTTGTTGACCGGCTCGCGCAAAACTTACGGTCTGAACCTGATTGGCGGGGTGCGCCGCGATATTCTCAAAGAGCAGCGGGTGAAAACTATCCAGCTGGTGCGTGAGATGCGCGCCGAAGTTTCCGAGCTGGTGGAAATTTTGCTGTCGACGCCGAATATGGAACAGCGCACCCAGGGCGTGGGCATTCTCGACCGTAAAGTCGCCCGCGATTTTAGCCCGGTAGGGCCGTTGATTCGCGGTAGCGGCTTTGCCCGTGATATGCGTTTCGATCACCCCTATTCCGATTACGGCAATCTGCCGAAAACCCTGTTTACTTTCGACGGCGGTGACGTGTTCTCCCGCGTAATGGTGCGAGTGAAAGAGACCTTTGATTCACTGGCCATGATCGAGTTCGCGCTGGATAACCTGCCGGGTACGGCGCTGCTCACCGAAGGCTTCACTTACAAGCCGAATAAATTTGCGCTGGGTTACGTTGAAGCACCGCGCGGCGAAGACGTGCACTGGAGCATGCTGGGCGATAACCAAAAACTGTTCCGCTGGCGTTGCCGCGCCGCCACCTATGCCAACTGGCCGGTGCTGCGCTATATGCTGCGTGGAAATACGGTATCGGATGCGCCGCTGATTATCGGCAGCCTCGATCCTTGTTACTCCTGTACCGACCGCGTAACGCTGGTGGACGTGAAAAAACGTAAGTCCACTACCGTACCGTACAAAGAGATCGAGCGTTACGGCATTGAACGTCGTAATTCGCCGCTGAAATAA
- the hyfJ gene encoding formate hydrogenlyase maturation protein HycH encodes MSEAQKVVFWSLRQKFLDSKDTIPEESRQVMYYSLAIGHHVGVIDCFNVEMECSLEQYQAWLELLPQGEARRKMQGLITFGEITIDSTHTSLLATAMAPLRDTAPAPWCDWSRQLVELLGEIAREPAFYLMVKRQPA; translated from the coding sequence ATGTCTGAAGCCCAAAAAGTCGTGTTCTGGTCGCTGCGCCAGAAATTTCTCGACAGTAAAGACACCATTCCGGAAGAGAGTCGTCAGGTAATGTACTACTCGCTGGCGATTGGTCATCACGTTGGCGTGATCGACTGTTTTAACGTCGAGATGGAATGCTCGCTGGAACAGTATCAGGCCTGGCTGGAGTTGTTGCCTCAGGGGGAAGCCAGGCGCAAAATGCAGGGGTTGATTACCTTTGGTGAAATAACCATTGATTCGACCCACACGTCGCTACTGGCTACAGCCATGGCGCCGCTGCGTGATACGGCTCCGGCACCCTGGTGCGACTGGAGCCGTCAGCTGGTGGAACTGCTCGGAGAGATTGCGCGTGAGCCCGCATTCTATCTGATGGTGAAACGCCAGCCTGCGTAA
- the hyfI gene encoding formate hydrogenlyase subunit 7 has protein sequence MNLPEPTFNHHVSQPIKLDEQAATLKKTLLQDIKRSAYVYRVDCGGCNGCEIEIFAAITPLFDAERFGIKVVASPRHADILLFTGAVTRSMRVPALRAYESAPDPKICISYGACGVGGGIFHDLYSVWGGSESIVPIDVWIPGCPPTPAATIHGFAVALGLLDQKLKGVDYQQPAESKAEVLLPAVPLALRVAVERNARRLAGYRQGREITDHMFGLLQGGDNLLQGLMRVEKWLEDAEDPRLNEVVRQLLQQVAGDSRYV, from the coding sequence ATGAATCTACCGGAACCGACCTTTAATCATCACGTCAGCCAGCCGATTAAGCTGGATGAGCAGGCGGCGACGCTGAAGAAAACTCTGTTGCAGGATATTAAGCGTTCTGCCTACGTGTACCGGGTGGACTGCGGCGGATGCAACGGTTGCGAAATTGAGATTTTCGCAGCAATTACGCCACTTTTCGATGCTGAACGCTTCGGTATTAAAGTAGTCGCTTCACCGCGTCATGCCGATATATTGCTGTTTACCGGCGCGGTGACGCGTTCGATGCGCGTTCCGGCGCTGCGTGCTTATGAATCGGCCCCTGATCCGAAAATCTGCATCTCTTACGGGGCCTGCGGCGTGGGCGGCGGTATTTTCCACGACCTGTATAGCGTCTGGGGCGGCAGCGAATCTATCGTCCCGATTGATGTCTGGATCCCTGGCTGCCCGCCAACGCCTGCCGCCACTATTCACGGTTTTGCCGTTGCGCTGGGTTTACTGGATCAGAAGCTGAAAGGTGTGGATTATCAACAGCCCGCCGAATCTAAGGCTGAGGTTCTGCTGCCTGCCGTGCCGCTGGCACTGCGCGTGGCGGTAGAGCGCAACGCCCGGCGTCTGGCCGGATACCGCCAGGGCCGTGAAATTACCGACCATATGTTCGGCCTGTTGCAGGGCGGCGATAATTTGTTGCAGGGGTTGATGCGGGTAGAAAAATGGCTGGAAGATGCCGAAGACCCGCGTCTGAATGAAGTGGTGCGTCAGCTGCTACAGCAGGTGGCGGGAGACAGCCGCTATGTCTGA
- a CDS encoding Hcp family type VI secretion system effector yields MPIPAYLWLKDDGGANIRGNVDVLAREGSIEILGFSHGVNLPVDAATGKITGKRTHTPISFEKEFDSSSPYLYKAVSKGQTLKSAEFKWYRINYAGQEEEYFNMLLEGVKVVSVNPGMPNAKMAGMSAINHMESVSFMYEKITWKYCDGNILFSDSWEDRS; encoded by the coding sequence ATGCCCATTCCCGCTTATCTTTGGCTCAAGGATGACGGTGGTGCCAATATTCGCGGCAACGTGGACGTGCTGGCTCGTGAAGGCAGTATTGAAATACTCGGATTCTCTCACGGCGTAAATCTCCCGGTTGACGCCGCTACGGGTAAAATTACCGGCAAGCGCACACACACCCCTATTTCTTTTGAAAAAGAGTTCGATTCATCCAGCCCATATCTTTATAAAGCCGTATCAAAGGGCCAGACACTCAAATCTGCAGAGTTCAAATGGTATAGAATAAACTATGCCGGCCAGGAGGAAGAGTACTTCAATATGCTGCTGGAGGGAGTGAAGGTAGTATCCGTTAACCCCGGTATGCCAAATGCTAAAATGGCCGGGATGTCGGCAATCAACCACATGGAGTCGGTATCCTTCATGTATGAGAAGATCACCTGGAAATACTGTGATGGAAATATTCTATTTTCAGACAGCTGGGAAGATCGCTCCTGA
- the hyfD gene encoding oxidoreductase: MENIALMTLLVPFIGALVVACAPQRSAKWLCSLVALIATLGTVLLGYAFLAGGKVATTVTLLSAGNTALFGFTFDKVSTLIVFAVVFLGLLVSIYSMGYLTNANREHPHEGGNRYYAFLLVFIGAMVGLVLSSTILGQLLFFEITGGCSWALIGYYQSEKSQRSAMKALLITHVGSLGLFLAAATLFVNTGTFALSALSQLSGSASYIVYGGILFAAWGKSAQLPLQAWLPDAMEAPTPVSAYLHAASMVKVGVYIFARAILEGGNVPHVIGWVGITMATITLIYGFLMYLPQKDMKRLLAWSTITQLSYIFLALSLSIFGSREAFDGGVAYIFNHAFAKSLFFLVAGSLSYSCGTRMLPKISGLLQKMPLLGVGFCVAALAITGVPPFNGFFSKFPIFAAGFSLSSQFWVLIPVMALVLIESVASFGWFTYWFGRVVPGQPSEAVAEAAPLPFSMRLVLIVLVVMSLCSSVIAAGWLS; the protein is encoded by the coding sequence CGGTCTGCCAAATGGCTGTGTAGCCTGGTGGCGCTTATCGCCACGCTGGGCACCGTGTTGCTTGGCTACGCTTTCCTCGCGGGCGGCAAAGTGGCGACTACCGTCACGCTGCTGTCCGCCGGGAATACGGCATTGTTTGGTTTCACGTTCGATAAAGTCAGTACGCTTATTGTCTTCGCCGTCGTCTTCCTCGGGCTGCTGGTGAGCATTTATTCAATGGGCTATCTGACCAACGCTAACCGTGAACATCCCCATGAAGGCGGTAATCGCTACTACGCGTTTTTACTGGTGTTTATCGGTGCGATGGTCGGTTTGGTACTGTCATCGACCATTCTGGGACAACTGCTGTTTTTTGAAATTACCGGCGGTTGCTCCTGGGCGCTGATTGGTTACTACCAGTCTGAGAAATCCCAGCGTTCGGCGATGAAGGCTCTGCTGATTACCCACGTTGGCTCGCTGGGGCTGTTTCTGGCGGCGGCAACGCTGTTTGTGAATACCGGTACCTTTGCTCTTAGCGCGCTGAGTCAGCTTAGCGGTTCTGCCAGCTACATTGTCTACGGCGGTATTTTATTTGCCGCATGGGGCAAGTCGGCTCAGCTGCCGCTTCAGGCCTGGCTGCCGGATGCGATGGAAGCGCCAACCCCTGTCAGTGCCTATTTGCACGCGGCTTCGATGGTTAAGGTGGGGGTTTATATCTTTGCCCGCGCGATCCTGGAAGGTGGCAACGTGCCGCATGTGATTGGTTGGGTCGGGATAACCATGGCGACCATCACGCTGATTTACGGCTTTCTAATGTATCTGCCGCAGAAGGATATGAAGCGCCTGCTGGCCTGGTCAACCATAACCCAGCTCTCTTATATCTTCCTGGCACTCTCCCTGTCGATTTTTGGTTCGCGTGAAGCCTTCGATGGCGGCGTGGCTTACATCTTCAACCATGCCTTTGCCAAGAGCCTGTTCTTCCTGGTGGCGGGCTCCCTGAGCTACAGCTGCGGTACCCGCATGCTGCCGAAAATCAGCGGCCTGCTGCAAAAGATGCCGCTGCTGGGCGTGGGGTTCTGTGTGGCCGCGCTGGCAATTACCGGCGTGCCACCGTTTAACGGCTTTTTCAGCAAATTCCCTATCTTCGCGGCAGGTTTTTCCCTGTCGTCGCAGTTCTGGGTGCTGATACCGGTTATGGCGCTGGTGTTGATTGAGTCGGTAGCGAGTTTCGGCTGGTTTACTTACTGGTTTGGCCGCGTAGTGCCAGGCCAGCCGAGTGAAGCGGTTGCCGAGGCTGCGCCGCTGCCGTTTTCGATGCGTCTGGTGCTGATTGTTCTGGTGGTGATGTCGCTGTGCTCCAGCGTGATTGCCGCAGGCTGGCTGAGTTGA
- a CDS encoding hydrogenase, which yields MSHNEMFTLLLLIPLAVSLLAFASRCAGGAARGLVTALHTVGIFALLVVAGLAVTKTMAEGELFAGHNWLHLDYLGALFLAVLGIVGFITGLYSIGYMGHEVRHGEVSVGTLCNYYGFFHLFIFTMLLVVTSNNLIVMWAAIEATTLSSAFLVGIYGQRSSLEAAWKYIVICTVGVAFGLFGTILVYANAASFMPDPDHAIFWTEVLKHAGQLDSTLMHLAFVFILIGFGTKTGLFPMHAWLPDAHSEAPSPTSALLSAALLNCALLVIVRFYMIISHAIGSEFLNTLLIVFGLLSVAVAAFFILVQQDIKRLLAYSSVENMGLIAVALGIGGPLGVLAALLHTINHSLAKALLFCGSGNVLLKYGTRNLSVVKGMLKVMPFSAVLLAGGALALGGMPPFNVFLSEFMTVTAGLAKGHIVLTIVLLLLLTVVLGGLVRMVAKVLFAAPPEEVTRGELGWLTTLPMALLLIAMLVMGTHIPRPVVQLLEGAAGQVLSIDSSKPAAYPWPWAVDTAATSHLVLEK from the coding sequence ATGAGTCACAATGAGATGTTTACCTTATTACTTCTGATACCGCTGGCGGTATCGCTGCTGGCCTTCGCCAGCCGCTGCGCCGGAGGGGCGGCGCGCGGTCTGGTGACCGCTCTGCATACCGTGGGGATCTTTGCGCTGCTGGTAGTCGCCGGTTTAGCTGTCACTAAAACGATGGCCGAGGGCGAACTGTTCGCTGGCCATAACTGGCTGCATCTGGATTACCTTGGGGCGCTGTTTCTGGCGGTGCTAGGCATTGTCGGGTTTATTACCGGGTTGTACTCCATTGGCTATATGGGCCATGAGGTGCGCCACGGTGAAGTCAGTGTCGGCACGCTCTGTAACTACTACGGTTTTTTCCACCTGTTTATCTTCACCATGCTGCTGGTGGTAACCAGTAACAACCTGATAGTGATGTGGGCGGCTATCGAAGCGACCACTCTCAGCTCAGCGTTTTTGGTGGGCATTTACGGCCAGCGTTCTTCGCTGGAAGCGGCCTGGAAATATATCGTTATCTGTACCGTGGGCGTCGCTTTTGGCCTGTTCGGCACCATTCTGGTGTATGCCAACGCCGCCAGCTTTATGCCTGATCCGGACCACGCTATTTTCTGGACTGAGGTGCTCAAACACGCCGGCCAGCTTGATAGCACCTTGATGCACCTGGCTTTTGTTTTCATCCTGATTGGCTTTGGGACGAAAACCGGTCTGTTCCCGATGCACGCCTGGCTGCCGGACGCACATAGTGAAGCGCCAAGCCCGACCAGTGCGCTGCTGTCTGCGGCACTGCTCAACTGCGCGCTGCTGGTGATAGTGCGGTTCTACATGATAATCAGTCACGCCATTGGCAGTGAATTTTTGAATACGCTGCTGATTGTGTTCGGTTTGCTGTCAGTGGCGGTGGCTGCCTTCTTTATCCTGGTTCAACAGGACATTAAACGTCTGCTGGCCTATTCCAGCGTTGAGAATATGGGCCTTATCGCCGTGGCGCTCGGTATTGGCGGGCCGTTGGGTGTACTGGCCGCATTACTGCACACCATCAACCATAGCCTTGCTAAAGCTCTGCTGTTTTGCGGCTCCGGCAACGTGCTGCTCAAGTACGGTACCCGCAATCTGTCGGTGGTGAAAGGCATGCTGAAAGTTATGCCATTCAGCGCGGTATTGCTGGCCGGGGGTGCTCTGGCGCTGGGTGGGATGCCGCCGTTCAACGTGTTTCTGAGCGAGTTTATGACCGTGACCGCGGGTCTGGCGAAAGGCCACATTGTGCTGACTATCGTCCTGCTGCTGTTACTGACCGTTGTGCTTGGCGGGCTGGTGCGCATGGTCGCTAAAGTGCTGTTTGCCGCACCACCGGAAGAGGTAACGCGCGGTGAACTGGGGTGGCTGACCACACTGCCTATGGCGCTACTGCTGATCGCCATGCTGGTGATGGGTACCCATATTCCGCGCCCGGTAGTTCAACTGCTTGAAGGGGCAGCCGGTCAGGTGCTTTCTATCGATTCTTCCAAACCGGCTGCGTATCCGTGGCCGTGGGCCGTTGATACAGCGGCCACCTCCCACCTTGTTCTGGAGAAGTAA
- the hyfH gene encoding hydrogenase 4 subunit H: MFKLFKTILKVGDTTVKYPFKPLEVCPGFRGKPELNPEQCIACGACTMACPANALTMETKPEENARIWQLFLGRCIYCGRCEEVCPTRAIHLSEDFELAVTRKEDLYVRATFRLQHCRSCQRPFAPEKSVSLAMDLLEQSGTSLAAVNTLREQFSTCPACKRKAALSNHGRSNIHYNLGADGHESTGTDL, encoded by the coding sequence ATGTTTAAGTTATTCAAAACGATACTCAAAGTCGGCGATACCACGGTCAAGTATCCGTTTAAGCCGCTTGAAGTCTGCCCCGGATTCCGGGGTAAACCGGAGCTGAATCCGGAACAGTGCATTGCCTGTGGTGCGTGCACGATGGCCTGCCCGGCTAACGCGCTGACTATGGAAACTAAACCGGAAGAAAATGCCCGTATCTGGCAACTGTTTCTTGGCCGCTGTATCTACTGCGGTCGCTGTGAAGAGGTATGCCCGACTCGCGCCATCCATCTGAGTGAAGATTTTGAGCTGGCGGTGACCCGCAAAGAAGATCTCTACGTGCGCGCAACTTTCCGGTTGCAGCACTGCCGCAGCTGTCAGCGGCCTTTTGCCCCGGAGAAATCGGTGTCTCTGGCTATGGATTTGCTGGAGCAGTCCGGCACCAGCCTGGCGGCGGTAAACACGCTGCGCGAACAGTTTTCGACCTGTCCGGCCTGTAAACGTAAGGCGGCGCTAAGCAACCACGGGCGTTCTAATATTCACTACAACCTGGGAGCGGACGGCCATGAATCTACCGGAACCGACCTTTAA